The Gordonia terrae genome contains the following window.
CCATGTGCGCGGGCGGAGCGATGGCCACCGGCACGATCATCGAGCGGATCTGATGCCCGCCTTCGATCCGAACAACAAACCGGCGCAGCTGGATTCACCTGTCGTCAGCAAGTTCATCAAGCTGGGCTCCAAGGCGAACACGGCGCTGTACAAGGCGACCGGCGGCCGGGTCGGCGGCACGTGGCGCGTGGGCGCGGGCCTCCGCAAACCGGCGCCGGTGTGCCTGCTGACGACGATCGGCCGCAAGTCGGGTCAGCCGCGCACGGCTCCGCTCATCTACCTGCGCCGCGGCGACTCGTTCGTCGTCGTGGCGTCGCAGGGCGGCTCGGCCA
Protein-coding sequences here:
- a CDS encoding nitroreductase family deazaflavin-dependent oxidoreductase, translating into MPAFDPNNKPAQLDSPVVSKFIKLGSKANTALYKATGGRVGGTWRVGAGLRKPAPVCLLTTIGRKSGQPRTAPLIYLRRGDSFVVVASQGGSAKHPAWYLNLRDNPKVEIQLGKEKFDLVARTATDAERADLWPDLVDTYADYDTYAAWTERTIPVVICEPVA